The following coding sequences are from one Treponema bryantii window:
- a CDS encoding 3-hydroxylacyl-ACP dehydratase: protein MIEIQQLIEHDELINYLPHKGKMFLLSRVTQHDVNNHTITSEYDITENCIFYEPEFDGVPSWAGFEFMAQCISALTGITNTIKGRTPLPGFILSVMEFKADVGYFRNNTTIQMKAIEDFRDEENHVYRYICELYANKNDEKPVVTTKVSVMETEDAEALFGA, encoded by the coding sequence ATGATTGAAATTCAGCAGTTAATTGAGCACGATGAGCTTATTAACTATCTTCCACACAAGGGAAAAATGTTCCTGCTCTCACGAGTTACTCAGCATGATGTAAATAATCACACAATTACAAGTGAGTACGATATCACAGAAAACTGTATTTTCTATGAACCAGAATTTGATGGAGTTCCAAGCTGGGCTGGTTTTGAGTTTATGGCTCAGTGTATTTCAGCTCTCACTGGAATCACAAATACTATCAAGGGACGTACTCCGCTTCCTGGATTTATTCTGTCTGTAATGGAATTCAAGGCTGATGTTGGTTATTTCAGAAACAACACAACAATTCAGATGAAGGCAATAGAAGATTTCCGTGATGAAGAAAATCATGTTTACCGCTATATCTGCGAACTGTATGCAAACAAAAATGATGAAAAGCCTGTTGTAACAACTAAGGTTTCTGTAATGGAAACTGAAGATGCAGAGGCTCTCTTCGGGGCTTAA
- a CDS encoding linear amide C-N hydrolase: protein MKKPVKIFLIIFASLFALIFLVIAGTAFVLRNEISVYSSIRQLKPADRDALQGGVYEITYKGNYYFDDFIKMGGAKNDAELTNFFSKKITKGLIKMNVTSGTFGCSAFTAKTKAGQKLFARNYDYPATNTCIVKVKGNKMRHASISTVDLSFFGIPYKKDMDSFVTKIFSLTAVYIPLDGINDAGVSCGVLESGQGPGTGSIPTNQNTDKPDISTGPFIRMILDYADSLEEAVEFAKMYDMHDSGKASFHFIIADKTGRSAILEWVNLLDKDDFFGQKRELVVTYNDSDSDIGVRESASDFQWITNFIIKPGYYEGTEEKYITGKDRYDIIYEKLSRTNGLVQDEMQAMDILCSVAQRTIDPNRPQFNTHLTVHSAVYNLDELSLLWCPAEQFQNVQGMLKYQIKNGKIIEQ, encoded by the coding sequence ATGAAAAAGCCCGTAAAGATTTTTCTAATAATTTTTGCGTCACTTTTTGCTTTGATTTTTCTCGTTATAGCAGGAACTGCTTTTGTTTTACGAAACGAAATTTCTGTGTATTCAAGTATCAGACAGTTAAAGCCAGCTGATAGAGATGCACTGCAGGGTGGCGTTTACGAAATTACTTATAAAGGAAATTATTATTTTGATGACTTTATAAAAATGGGTGGTGCCAAAAACGACGCTGAGCTTACAAATTTTTTCAGTAAAAAAATCACAAAGGGCCTTATAAAAATGAACGTTACTTCAGGTACCTTTGGCTGTTCGGCTTTTACAGCAAAAACAAAAGCCGGTCAGAAACTTTTTGCACGTAATTATGATTATCCGGCAACAAATACCTGTATTGTAAAAGTTAAGGGAAATAAAATGCGTCATGCTTCTATATCTACAGTAGATCTTTCATTTTTTGGAATTCCGTATAAAAAAGATATGGATTCCTTTGTTACAAAGATATTTAGTCTTACAGCTGTATACATTCCATTAGATGGTATCAATGATGCAGGTGTAAGTTGCGGAGTACTGGAATCTGGGCAGGGACCTGGAACGGGATCAATTCCAACAAATCAGAATACAGATAAGCCGGATATTTCTACTGGTCCGTTTATAAGAATGATTCTTGATTATGCTGATTCCCTTGAAGAAGCGGTTGAATTTGCAAAGATGTATGATATGCATGATTCTGGAAAGGCTTCTTTTCACTTTATTATTGCCGATAAAACTGGTCGCAGCGCGATTCTGGAATGGGTTAATTTATTAGATAAGGATGATTTTTTCGGGCAAAAAAGAGAGCTTGTTGTAACCTACAATGATTCAGATTCTGATATTGGAGTTCGAGAGTCGGCCAGTGATTTTCAGTGGATTACAAATTTTATAATTAAACCAGGCTACTACGAAGGTACAGAAGAAAAATACATTACTGGAAAAGATAGATACGACATTATTTATGAAAAACTTTCCCGAACAAATGGTTTAGTTCAGGACGAAATGCAGGCCATGGATATTCTTTGCAGCGTTGCTCAAAGAACAATAGATCCAAATCGCCCGCAATTTAACACCCACTTAACAGTTCACAGTGCAGTTTATAATCTTGATGAACTGAGTCTTTTGTGGTGTCCGGCCGAACAATTTCAGAATGTTCAGGGAATGCTAAAATATCAAATAAAGAATGGAAAGATTATAGAACAATAA
- a CDS encoding beta-ketoacyl synthase N-terminal-like domain-containing protein: MELYLSKPGVMSCAGKNIDELWNSVTEGNQTGIKKVTACNGEEYVAARISEEVLKPSGARYEMKVMRIENAALEQIADDIKAVVSKYGAERVAVCVGSCDNGTELSLAGHRKYFEEEKFPDNYSLEIQGPDYVSTFIAEKFGIRGPVNTFSTACSSSAGAIIKGAELIMAGIVDAAVVGGIDIASDTTLIGFSALEAVSSEITNPFSKNRQGITLGDGAAFFVLSRDAGQIKLLGWGESADAYHMTSPDPSGAGAEKAIRRALESSGVAATDVGYINLHGTGTKFNDSMEAKAVDAVFGAQGIKVPVSTTKPVTGHTLGAAAALEAAICWKALVENNKKNNIKLPVQIWDGEQDEELPQLNIVDRKSAEVKEELKVCFSNSFAFGGANACLVLGI; encoded by the coding sequence ATGGAACTCTATCTTTCTAAGCCTGGCGTAATGAGTTGCGCAGGAAAAAATATAGATGAATTGTGGAATAGTGTAACAGAAGGAAATCAAACCGGTATAAAAAAAGTAACTGCCTGTAATGGTGAAGAATATGTTGCAGCAAGAATCAGTGAAGAAGTTTTAAAGCCAAGCGGTGCTCGTTATGAAATGAAAGTAATGCGTATTGAAAATGCAGCGCTTGAACAGATTGCTGATGATATAAAGGCTGTCGTTTCTAAATACGGTGCAGAACGTGTTGCAGTTTGTGTCGGCTCATGTGATAACGGAACTGAATTATCGCTTGCGGGTCACAGAAAATATTTTGAAGAAGAAAAATTTCCTGATAATTATTCTCTTGAAATTCAGGGGCCGGATTATGTTTCAACTTTTATTGCTGAGAAATTTGGTATACGCGGACCTGTAAATACTTTTTCAACTGCCTGTTCATCTAGTGCTGGGGCAATCATAAAAGGTGCTGAATTGATTATGGCTGGAATTGTTGATGCAGCAGTTGTCGGTGGAATTGATATAGCATCCGATACAACCTTGATTGGTTTTAGTGCACTTGAAGCGGTTTCCAGTGAAATCACAAATCCGTTCAGTAAAAACAGACAGGGAATTACTCTTGGTGATGGTGCTGCATTCTTTGTGTTGAGTCGTGATGCTGGCCAGATAAAACTCCTTGGTTGGGGTGAAAGTGCAGATGCCTATCACATGACTTCACCAGATCCTAGTGGAGCAGGTGCAGAAAAAGCTATCCGCCGTGCCCTTGAAAGTTCTGGTGTAGCTGCTACAGATGTCGGCTACATCAATCTTCATGGAACAGGTACAAAGTTTAATGACAGCATGGAAGCAAAAGCTGTAGATGCAGTATTTGGTGCTCAGGGAATTAAGGTTCCGGTTTCTACAACAAAACCTGTTACAGGACATACTCTTGGTGCTGCAGCCGCTCTTGAAGCTGCAATCTGCTGGAAGGCTCTTGTAGAAAATAATAAAAAGAATAATATTAAACTTCCCGTTCAGATTTGGGATGGAGAACAGGATGAAGAGCTTCCACAGCTTAATATTGTGGACAGAAAGTCAGCCGAAGTAAAGGAAGAACTCAAGGTCTGCTTTTCTAATTCCTTTGCTTTTGGTGGCGCTAATGCATGCCTGGTACTTGGTATATAA
- a CDS encoding DUF3261 domain-containing protein, with protein MKRSSNFLRIFVLSLFLISCKSTDVTKTSAGKITATGLRPIYITNSKKVELLLPEYADGAYDVFRILDGNFGNTSFSFLSYTQIDETGISLSLMNDFGADMGNVFYDGTKVVFDSAYFPKNLPGEYIICDIQNAFYDSAVLEENYKNAGLTFEETVIMWETGTPEEIRKIFDGSKLIEEISNHDDTITIKNYLRGYEYKLTKIEE; from the coding sequence ATGAAAAGATCTTCAAATTTTCTCCGCATTTTTGTTCTGTCACTTTTTTTGATTTCCTGTAAATCAACAGATGTGACTAAAACATCTGCAGGGAAAATCACTGCTACAGGACTTCGCCCAATTTACATCACAAATTCAAAAAAGGTTGAACTGCTTCTTCCTGAATATGCTGATGGAGCTTATGATGTTTTTCGTATTCTGGACGGAAACTTTGGCAATACAAGTTTTTCGTTTCTTTCATATACACAGATTGATGAAACCGGAATCAGTCTTTCGCTTATGAATGATTTTGGTGCTGATATGGGAAATGTTTTTTATGATGGCACAAAAGTTGTTTTTGATTCTGCCTATTTCCCAAAAAATCTTCCTGGCGAATATATCATTTGTGATATTCAGAATGCGTTTTATGATTCTGCTGTACTGGAAGAAAACTATAAGAATGCCGGACTCACTTTTGAAGAAACCGTAATTATGTGGGAGACTGGAACTCCTGAAGAAATACGTAAAATCTTTGACGGCAGTAAACTGATTGAAGAAATCTCAAATCACGATGATACTATCACAATTAAAAATTATCTTCGTGGATATGAATATAAACTAACAAAAATTGAGGAATAA
- a CDS encoding TrkH family potassium uptake protein: protein MFVISFLKIASILLSIVGVLFAIPLGFAFYYGESQVYLPFIIPMAVSFVFVAAVNFPTRHRKITMNTRQTFLIVALSWVVVSLMGAVPLYFSGSIPRFVDALFESVSGFSTTGSTILSEIETLPKSINMLRCLTHWIGGMGIVTLTVALLPLLGVGGFQLIKAETTGPEKGKVTARITTTAKILWLIYLGFTVAEAIALKIAGMTFTDALSHAFATLGTGGFSTRNSSIGAYNSVAIDVIIMIFMFLSGINFSLYFYIITRKFRDIGTNSEFKAYLVIIFALIIAVTISLMGYYGSVGKSLRYSSFQVVSLMTTTGFSTADFMQWPAVSQFLLFVTFFIGGCSGSTSGGIKVIRWLVLGKQVQNETRKMLHPHGVFSIRLNGRPGRKDIVFNVAAFMVVYFGLVAVTTFVGCLGNLDVWSSFTGALSMVGNIGPGYALLGPTENFGFLPDFVKYWYSFAMLAGRLELYTMIIYFLPVYWEK from the coding sequence GTGTTTGTAATTTCATTCTTAAAAATAGCTTCCATTCTTCTTTCAATAGTAGGCGTTCTTTTTGCTATTCCTCTTGGCTTTGCTTTTTATTACGGAGAAAGCCAGGTTTATCTTCCTTTTATAATTCCAATGGCGGTGAGTTTTGTGTTTGTGGCTGCGGTTAATTTTCCAACCCGTCACAGAAAAATCACAATGAATACCCGCCAGACTTTTTTAATTGTTGCACTTTCCTGGGTTGTAGTTAGTCTGATGGGTGCTGTGCCGCTTTATTTCAGCGGAAGCATTCCACGCTTTGTTGATGCACTTTTTGAAAGTGTCAGTGGTTTCTCAACAACAGGTTCAACAATTTTAAGTGAAATCGAAACCTTGCCAAAATCAATCAATATGCTGCGCTGTCTTACTCACTGGATTGGTGGTATGGGAATCGTTACTCTTACTGTTGCACTTTTGCCTTTGCTTGGTGTTGGTGGTTTTCAGTTGATTAAGGCAGAAACAACAGGTCCTGAAAAAGGCAAGGTAACTGCTCGCATCACAACTACGGCAAAAATCCTCTGGCTCATTTATCTTGGATTTACTGTTGCCGAAGCGATTGCTCTTAAAATTGCCGGAATGACTTTTACAGATGCGCTTTCCCATGCATTCGCAACTTTAGGTACCGGTGGTTTTTCTACACGTAACAGTTCTATTGGTGCGTATAACTCGGTTGCTATCGATGTAATCATTATGATTTTTATGTTCCTTTCTGGAATCAACTTCAGCTTGTATTTCTACATCATCACAAGAAAATTCCGTGACATTGGAACTAACTCTGAGTTCAAAGCATATCTGGTAATCATCTTTGCACTTATTATTGCCGTAACAATTTCTCTGATGGGCTATTATGGCAGTGTTGGAAAGTCTCTTCGCTATTCATCGTTCCAGGTTGTTTCACTGATGACAACTACCGGATTTTCTACAGCGGACTTTATGCAGTGGCCGGCTGTATCTCAGTTTCTTTTGTTTGTGACATTCTTTATTGGTGGCTGTTCCGGTTCCACTTCGGGTGGTATAAAAGTTATCCGTTGGCTGGTACTTGGAAAGCAGGTTCAGAATGAAACCCGTAAGATGCTTCATCCACACGGAGTTTTTTCAATCCGTTTGAATGGACGTCCTGGACGTAAGGATATAGTGTTTAATGTAGCTGCCTTTATGGTAGTTTACTTTGGTCTTGTTGCTGTAACTACTTTTGTCGGCTGTCTTGGAAATCTCGACGTCTGGTCATCATTCACAGGCGCCCTCAGTATGGTCGGAAATATTGGTCCTGGTTATGCTTTGCTTGGTCCTACAGAAAACTTCGGCTTCCTTCCAGATTTTGTAAAATACTGGTATAGTTTTGCAATGCTTGCAGGACGTCTTGAACTTTATACTATGATTATTTATTTCTTGCCGGTTTACTGGGAAAAATAG
- a CDS encoding NAD-binding protein: MRIVIVGAGFTGIQLAKLLINEKNQVAVVDNDENTIRHASNQLDCTVMCADGNNLETLEELGIAKADALVCVTSSDEVNMITCSLVDAVYPDILKIARVRNYAYYVNTAKAEKKHSNTFAGKHRPLYGVNYMIHPDVEAADAIVQAVENGAVGNVITFDNTDLEIARITITEGSEFDGALLKDLRTKTDIKFLVAYIEKNGETMLPSGDTKLEADTIIGVLVSKDNISEVMKLCGGEQKELRKVALIGAGRIGTIVAEKLMGRTQKASGIARLFTSIKAKRNFDFVIIDNNDELTKAASEKFPEARVMRADATDESFLRDEGIVNFDLAICTTHNHEMNMVLAAYLESLGVKQTVSLVGSSAFAEISRKLGIDVPVPLRDAVVDSIMSHLRGKSVKEIHTVTNGQLEIVECEVTSDSKASGKELKEISNPGSFLVLMDKKSGVDQYQIATGTTRITAGDHIVLITVAENSKKVLAFFGSGE; encoded by the coding sequence ATGAGAATTGTAATCGTAGGAGCAGGATTTACTGGAATTCAGCTCGCAAAACTCTTAATTAATGAAAAAAATCAGGTTGCCGTTGTAGATAACGACGAAAACACAATCCGTCACGCTTCAAATCAGCTGGATTGTACAGTTATGTGTGCAGACGGCAACAATCTTGAAACCCTCGAAGAACTTGGCATTGCCAAGGCCGATGCGCTTGTCTGCGTAACCTCTTCCGATGAAGTAAATATGATTACTTGCTCCCTCGTAGATGCAGTGTATCCAGATATCTTAAAAATTGCCCGCGTGCGCAATTACGCTTATTACGTAAATACCGCAAAAGCAGAAAAAAAGCACTCAAATACTTTTGCAGGAAAACACCGTCCGCTTTACGGCGTAAACTATATGATTCACCCGGACGTTGAGGCTGCAGATGCAATTGTTCAGGCAGTTGAAAATGGTGCGGTTGGTAATGTAATCACTTTTGATAATACAGATCTCGAAATTGCCCGTATTACAATTACTGAGGGCAGCGAGTTTGACGGTGCTCTTCTTAAAGATCTCCGCACAAAAACCGACATAAAATTCCTTGTAGCCTATATTGAAAAAAACGGCGAAACAATGCTTCCAAGCGGAGACACTAAGCTTGAAGCTGACACAATAATTGGTGTTCTTGTTTCAAAGGATAATATTTCTGAAGTTATGAAGCTGTGCGGTGGCGAGCAGAAAGAGCTCCGTAAGGTTGCTTTAATTGGTGCCGGCCGCATCGGAACTATTGTTGCTGAAAAGCTGATGGGCAGAACTCAGAAAGCATCCGGTATTGCACGCCTGTTCACAAGCATTAAGGCTAAACGCAATTTTGATTTTGTGATTATCGACAATAATGATGAGCTCACGAAAGCCGCCTCGGAAAAATTCCCGGAGGCGCGGGTAATGAGGGCGGATGCAACTGATGAAAGCTTCCTCCGTGATGAAGGAATCGTAAACTTTGACCTTGCAATCTGTACAACTCACAACCATGAAATGAATATGGTGCTTGCCGCTTATCTTGAATCCCTTGGCGTAAAGCAGACTGTAAGCCTTGTAGGAAGTTCTGCCTTTGCTGAGATTTCCCGCAAGCTTGGAATTGATGTTCCGGTTCCTCTCCGCGACGCCGTTGTAGACTCTATTATGAGTCACCTTCGCGGTAAATCTGTAAAAGAAATTCATACTGTAACAAATGGTCAGCTTGAAATTGTTGAATGTGAAGTAACTTCAGATTCAAAGGCAAGCGGAAAAGAACTAAAAGAAATCTCAAATCCTGGAAGCTTCCTTGTTTTGATGGACAAAAAATCTGGAGTAGACCAGTATCAGATTGCAACAGGAACAACTCGCATTACTGCCGGCGACCACATTGTACTTATTACAGTTGCAGAAAACAGCAAAAAGGTTCTGGCATTCTTCGGGAGCGGTGAATAG
- a CDS encoding ECF transporter S component, translating to MTNTNSTLSLNKKLTLTGALSALVIVLGITKLGLIPIGATASITILHIPVILICMLAGLPEGLFVGLVFGSLSLIQAAMSPSGVLDPFFVNPLISVLPRMLIAVIAWGLWKALNLIPHMPKTVSAGITGFITTVAHTLLVLGSLYIFKAADVREALGGMGYFALVAACGFNAVLEAVAATIICAAVFAGLFIAGKKKSKLSQE from the coding sequence ATGACAAACACAAACTCAACATTATCACTCAACAAAAAACTCACACTCACAGGTGCTTTGAGCGCACTTGTAATCGTACTCGGAATCACAAAGCTCGGACTCATTCCAATCGGAGCAACAGCATCAATCACAATTCTTCATATTCCAGTAATTTTGATTTGTATGCTCGCTGGTCTTCCAGAAGGACTTTTTGTTGGTCTCGTATTCGGAAGCCTCTCTTTGATTCAGGCTGCAATGAGCCCAAGTGGAGTTCTCGATCCTTTCTTTGTAAATCCTCTTATTTCAGTTCTTCCTCGTATGCTGATTGCTGTTATTGCATGGGGACTCTGGAAGGCTTTGAATCTTATTCCTCACATGCCTAAAACTGTTTCTGCAGGAATTACAGGTTTTATCACAACTGTAGCTCATACTCTCCTTGTTCTTGGAAGTCTTTATATATTCAAGGCTGCAGATGTTCGTGAAGCACTTGGCGGAATGGGATATTTTGCTCTTGTAGCTGCCTGCGGATTTAATGCAGTTCTTGAAGCAGTTGCTGCAACAATCATTTGTGCTGCTGTTTTTGCCGGATTGTTCATTGCAGGAAAAAAGAAATCTAAGTTGTCGCAGGAGTAG
- a CDS encoding type III pantothenate kinase — protein MILTIDVGNTSTAFGLFEGDNCVLRFRRTTNVNSSSDETGVFLRSVLRENGFDWQKIEKIGCCSVVPSVNHSLANACAKYLGHEPLFIQAGIKTGLKLRYSNPKEIGADLIAAAMGAVAVYPGKNLIIIDMGTATTAELVSKDKEFLGGIIMPGLKISVDALAGGTANLTSVEIMKPEHVYGSSTTEAIQAGLYYGTAGSIKEFCHLFKKNVFHGEDAVIIGTGGFARTFEDYNLFDKIIPGLVLAGVKKALELN, from the coding sequence ATGATTCTGACTATTGATGTAGGAAATACTTCCACTGCATTCGGACTTTTTGAAGGCGACAACTGTGTCTTGAGATTCAGAAGAACAACTAATGTAAATTCTTCTTCCGATGAAACTGGCGTTTTTTTGCGTTCGGTTTTGCGCGAGAATGGGTTTGACTGGCAGAAGATTGAAAAAATCGGATGCTGCTCTGTTGTGCCTTCTGTAAATCATTCGCTGGCTAATGCGTGTGCTAAGTATCTTGGTCACGAACCACTTTTTATTCAGGCTGGAATTAAGACCGGACTTAAGCTGCGTTATTCAAATCCTAAAGAAATCGGTGCAGACTTGATTGCTGCGGCTATGGGAGCTGTTGCAGTTTATCCTGGAAAAAATCTGATTATCATCGATATGGGAACAGCAACCACTGCGGAACTTGTTTCTAAAGACAAGGAATTTTTAGGCGGTATTATTATGCCAGGTCTTAAGATTTCTGTGGATGCGCTTGCAGGTGGAACTGCAAATCTTACTTCGGTTGAAATTATGAAGCCGGAGCACGTTTACGGTTCATCTACGACAGAGGCAATTCAGGCCGGACTTTATTATGGAACAGCCGGTTCAATTAAGGAATTCTGTCATCTCTTTAAAAAGAACGTATTTCATGGTGAAGACGCAGTAATAATTGGCACTGGTGGTTTTGCAAGAACTTTTGAAGATTACAATCTTTTTGATAAAATCATCCCAGGCCTCGTACTTGCCGGCGTAAAAAAGGCGCTGGAACTCAACTAA
- a CDS encoding helix-turn-helix domain-containing protein — MTFAEKLKELRTQKGISQEQLAEKIYVSRQAITKWESGNGIPDIENLISISNLFNESLDSLLSEEKSLISKHEFLYESRTEYDLDSPKKIDLRLGTAHEVIIEKTKDEKILVIAASNKLSYLAQQVKVKIVENKKRMDVVVKHSADLSDIAAEENLFILIKIPERFVADVELASELENLKIRDITFDAIEFDGKAKFVSITNACGHVELNTTSNLNIQVKAAKVKLDLNQIHAVSKIRFDENQKYYLKNTGRFSRFIDSNSNILIGKRNLEDPSEATDLIVELNGWKSEAQILNTEQEKENESDSE, encoded by the coding sequence ATGACTTTTGCTGAAAAACTTAAAGAACTCAGAACACAGAAAGGAATTTCTCAGGAACAGCTGGCAGAAAAAATTTATGTCAGCCGTCAGGCAATCACTAAATGGGAGAGCGGAAATGGGATTCCGGATATTGAAAATCTGATTTCTATTTCTAATCTGTTTAATGAATCGCTTGATTCGCTTTTGAGTGAAGAGAAAAGCCTTATTTCAAAACATGAGTTTCTTTATGAAAGCCGCACAGAATATGACCTCGACAGTCCAAAGAAAATCGATCTTAGACTTGGAACTGCTCACGAGGTTATTATTGAAAAAACCAAAGATGAAAAAATTCTTGTAATCGCTGCATCAAACAAACTGAGCTATCTTGCCCAGCAGGTAAAGGTAAAGATTGTTGAAAATAAAAAGCGTATGGATGTTGTTGTAAAACATTCTGCAGATTTGTCTGACATTGCTGCAGAAGAAAATCTTTTTATTCTTATAAAAATTCCGGAACGTTTTGTTGCTGATGTTGAACTCGCATCCGAACTGGAAAATCTGAAAATCCGTGACATCACTTTTGACGCTATTGAGTTTGATGGAAAAGCAAAGTTTGTTTCTATTACAAATGCCTGCGGACATGTTGAACTGAATACAACTTCAAATCTGAATATTCAGGTAAAAGCCGCAAAAGTAAAACTAGACCTGAATCAAATCCATGCAGTTTCAAAAATACGATTTGATGAAAATCAGAAATATTATCTTAAAAACACCGGCCGTTTTTCCCGCTTTATAGATTCCAATTCAAATATTCTTATCGGGAAACGTAATCTGGAAGATCCTTCAGAAGCTACAGATTTAATTGTAGAACTCAACGGCTGGAAATCAGAAGCTCAGATTTTGAACACAGAGCAGGAGAAAGAAAATGAATCAGATTCAGAATAA
- a CDS encoding CPBP family intramembrane glutamic endopeptidase, which produces MNQIQNNQTFYTYKPIRFYIQVFIATWAFWLFAILFNDGLTCTIGMLLGLISPATIAIITVFTSKSDALKKDFKRKIFNFWKLKPLYILGGYLIMTVIICCSILFSLLFGGSLDQFSFTEGFTFSGPGLFGAFLTITLAAVLEEVGWRGYGEDSIAQYHSWFKESIIFGFVWAAWHLPLFWIPGTYHYEIRLMNNIYMFNFLISVAPMGFITTWVYVKNNRSMLASILFHLFVNFIQEKTAMTPDTKCFETIFVTIAAVVIVLTNRDMFFEKRHIGHILE; this is translated from the coding sequence ATGAATCAGATTCAGAATAATCAGACTTTTTATACATATAAACCAATACGATTTTATATTCAGGTTTTTATTGCAACCTGGGCCTTCTGGCTTTTTGCAATTTTATTCAATGATGGACTTACCTGCACTATCGGAATGCTGCTTGGACTTATAAGTCCTGCCACTATTGCAATTATTACTGTATTCACTTCTAAAAGTGATGCACTGAAAAAAGATTTTAAGCGAAAGATTTTTAATTTCTGGAAACTTAAACCGCTTTATATTCTGGGCGGCTATCTGATTATGACAGTTATAATCTGCTGTTCAATTCTCTTTTCACTTTTGTTCGGCGGCTCACTGGATCAGTTTTCTTTTACAGAAGGATTTACTTTCAGCGGGCCAGGTCTTTTTGGAGCTTTCCTAACCATAACTCTTGCCGCTGTTCTTGAAGAGGTAGGCTGGCGAGGCTACGGAGAAGATTCCATTGCTCAGTATCATTCGTGGTTTAAGGAATCAATTATTTTTGGATTTGTATGGGCTGCATGGCATCTTCCCCTATTCTGGATTCCTGGGACTTATCATTATGAAATCAGACTTATGAATAATATTTACATGTTCAATTTTTTGATTTCAGTTGCACCAATGGGATTTATTACAACGTGGGTTTATGTAAAAAATAACCGAAGTATGCTGGCAAGCATTCTGTTTCATCTTTTTGTAAACTTCATTCAGGAAAAGACTGCAATGACACCGGATACAAAATGTTTCGAAACAATATTTGTCACCATTGCGGCTGTAGTCATCGTACTCACAAACCGCGATATGTTCTTTGAAAAGAGACATATCGGACATATTCTGGAATAG
- a CDS encoding alpha/beta hydrolase → MADLSIRFYSDVLKRDVSFLMQIPNDIRRDFPRNDLKRDDKPMKTVFLLHGYSGAAFNWVPGNLAEQYNFAVVIPTGENSFWIDGPATGRQFATFLGVELLEYVRKTFNLAMSADDTYIMGFSMGGFGALHTGFAYPEKFGKVIALSSALIHNEVAKMKEGEGNPVANYDYYRMCFGDPAKLKESDNNPEYLMKKQVAAGKKLPDIWMACGTEDFLLERNREFHKFLEDEGVKHVYQEGPGIHDMNFWQEWAGKFIPEAFKD, encoded by the coding sequence ATGGCAGACCTTTCAATAAGATTTTATTCCGACGTTCTCAAACGTGACGTTTCATTTTTAATGCAGATTCCAAATGATATCCGCCGTGACTTTCCACGCAATGACCTCAAGCGTGATGACAAACCAATGAAGACAGTTTTCCTCCTTCACGGTTATAGTGGAGCAGCTTTCAATTGGGTTCCTGGAAATCTTGCAGAGCAGTATAACTTTGCAGTAGTAATTCCAACCGGTGAAAATTCTTTCTGGATTGATGGTCCTGCTACAGGCAGACAGTTTGCAACTTTCCTTGGAGTTGAACTTCTTGAATATGTTCGTAAAACTTTCAATCTTGCAATGAGCGCAGATGATACATATATCATGGGCTTTTCAATGGGTGGCTTTGGTGCACTTCATACAGGTTTTGCTTATCCAGAAAAGTTCGGAAAGGTTATAGCACTTTCTTCAGCTCTCATTCATAACGAAGTTGCTAAAATGAAAGAAGGCGAAGGTAATCCTGTAGCAAATTATGATTACTACAGAATGTGTTTCGGCGATCCTGCGAAACTCAAGGAAAGCGATAATAATCCTGAATACCTTATGAAAAAGCAGGTGGCTGCCGGTAAAAAACTTCCTGATATCTGGATGGCCTGTGGAACTGAAGACTTCCTTCTTGAACGCAACCGCGAGTTCCACAAGTTCCTCGAAGATGAAGGTGTTAAACACGTTTACCAGGAAGGTCCTGGCATTCACGACATGAACTTCTGGCAGGAATGGGCCGGTAAGTTCATTCCGGAAGCTTTCAAGGATTAA